From Pseudomonadota bacterium, a single genomic window includes:
- a CDS encoding GAF domain-containing protein, with the protein MIKRNLDAAPVVSEIFERRLKDSILERAVDVFAPSERDELMLLVDDLARRLDALVEATQKVRESLSFDVLLTRLMTLITEAFDADRSSLFLYDAESRELFSRVAQGDMVDEIRFAADAGIAGSVFSHGQPAIIHNAYADPRFNSAVDAATGYHTHNILCVPLRTRAGDIIGVTEVLNKRQGDFTLADCALLQAFTTHASMVLETAQLSERARASQREEAHILAVTQAVSSELNIDKLLRKIISIATDLLDAERSTLFLYDAASDELWSRVAEGLAEREIRIAAGLGIAGEVFTTRSAVNIPDAYADPRFNADVDRRTGYRTRSILCVPVLDKHGVPIGVVQVLNRRGGPFRLRDQRRLEMLAAQSAIALDNARLFREVLDERNYSENVLRSLSDAVLTIDNLGNVVKLNQAARKLLRVRADEILGASTDRLFRRANPWLLASIHKVLAERVAEFGVDASLRHFDGGTVAVNYQTTPLAAPDGAPLGCTIIMEDITREKRLRATMARYMTAPVAEQVLAAGESVLGGRSQMATVLFSDIKGFTGIAERLGPQQTVSLLNEYFSEMVEIVFEHHGILDKFIGDAVMAVFGTPFASEHDADNAVKAALGMQQALVEFNVRQAAAGKPGLEVRIGINSGDVVAGNIGSTRRMDYTVVGDGVNVAARLESANKYLGTGILISAATRAQLRDEYRVREIDWLRVSGKHEPLAVFEVRGHGPQSAPAGESELLDRYARGLAAYRARDWRAATAHFEAVLAIAPDDQPARLLLARTMRFAEQAPPPDWDGVWGMSGK; encoded by the coding sequence ATGATCAAGCGCAACCTGGACGCCGCGCCAGTGGTGTCCGAAATCTTCGAGCGGCGACTCAAGGACAGCATCCTCGAGCGCGCGGTCGACGTGTTCGCGCCTTCCGAGCGCGATGAACTCATGCTGCTGGTGGACGACCTCGCGCGGCGCCTGGACGCGTTGGTCGAAGCCACCCAGAAAGTGCGCGAGTCACTGTCCTTCGACGTGCTGCTGACGCGCCTCATGACGCTCATCACCGAAGCCTTCGACGCCGATCGCAGTTCCTTGTTTCTGTACGACGCCGAGAGCCGCGAGTTGTTCTCGCGCGTCGCGCAGGGCGACATGGTCGACGAGATCCGCTTCGCCGCCGACGCCGGCATCGCCGGCAGCGTGTTCAGCCATGGCCAGCCCGCCATCATTCACAACGCCTACGCCGATCCCCGCTTCAACAGCGCGGTCGACGCCGCCACCGGCTATCACACCCACAACATCCTGTGCGTGCCATTGCGCACACGCGCCGGCGACATCATCGGCGTGACGGAAGTGCTGAACAAACGCCAGGGCGATTTCACGCTGGCCGATTGCGCGCTGCTGCAGGCCTTCACCACCCATGCCTCGATGGTGTTGGAGACCGCGCAGTTGTCCGAGCGCGCACGCGCCTCGCAACGCGAGGAGGCGCACATCCTGGCCGTGACCCAGGCGGTGTCGTCGGAACTGAACATCGACAAGCTGTTGCGCAAGATCATCAGCATCGCCACCGACCTGCTCGATGCCGAACGCAGCACGCTGTTCCTGTACGACGCGGCCAGCGATGAGCTGTGGTCGCGCGTGGCCGAGGGCCTGGCCGAGCGCGAGATCCGCATTGCGGCCGGGCTCGGTATTGCCGGCGAGGTGTTCACCACGCGCAGCGCGGTCAATATCCCTGACGCCTACGCCGACCCGCGCTTCAATGCCGATGTCGATCGCAGGACCGGCTACCGCACGCGTTCGATATTGTGCGTGCCGGTGCTGGACAAGCACGGCGTGCCGATAGGCGTGGTGCAGGTGCTCAACCGGCGCGGCGGGCCGTTTCGCCTGCGCGATCAGCGGCGCCTGGAAATGCTTGCCGCGCAAAGCGCCATCGCGCTCGACAACGCGCGCCTGTTCCGCGAAGTGCTGGACGAGCGCAATTACAGCGAAAACGTGCTGCGCAGCCTGTCGGATGCGGTGCTGACCATCGACAATCTCGGCAACGTGGTCAAACTCAACCAGGCGGCACGCAAGCTGTTGCGCGTGCGCGCCGACGAAATTCTCGGCGCCTCGACCGACAGGCTGTTTCGCCGCGCCAACCCGTGGTTGTTGGCCAGCATCCACAAGGTGCTCGCCGAGCGCGTGGCGGAGTTCGGTGTCGATGCAAGCCTGCGCCACTTCGACGGCGGCACGGTGGCCGTCAACTACCAGACCACGCCGCTCGCCGCCCCCGACGGCGCGCCGCTCGGCTGCACCATCATCATGGAAGACATCACGCGCGAAAAACGCTTGCGCGCGACCATGGCGCGCTACATGACCGCGCCGGTCGCCGAGCAGGTGCTGGCGGCCGGCGAGTCGGTGCTGGGCGGGCGCTCGCAGATGGCGACGGTGCTGTTTTCCGACATCAAGGGCTTCACCGGCATCGCCGAGCGCCTGGGGCCGCAACAGACGGTGTCGCTGCTCAATGAATATTTCAGCGAGATGGTGGAAATCGTCTTCGAGCACCATGGCATACTCGACAAGTTCATCGGTGACGCGGTGATGGCGGTGTTCGGTACGCCGTTCGCGTCGGAGCACGACGCCGACAACGCGGTGAAAGCCGCGCTGGGCATGCAGCAGGCGCTGGTCGAATTCAACGTGCGTCAGGCCGCGGCCGGCAAACCCGGCCTGGAAGTGCGCATCGGCATCAACTCGGGCGACGTGGTGGCCGGCAACATCGGCTCGACGCGGCGCATGGACTACACCGTGGTGGGCGACGGCGTGAATGTCGCGGCACGCCTGGAAAGCGCCAACAAGTACCTCGGCACCGGCATCCTGATCAGCGCCGCGACGCGCGCGCAGCTGCGCGACGAGTACCGTGTGCGCGAAATCGATTGGTTGAGGGTGAGCGGCAAGCACGAGCCGCTGGCGGTGTTCGAGGTGCGCGGCCATGGCCCGCAATCGGCGCCCGCCGGCGAATCCGAATTGCTGGACCGCTACGCGCGCGGCCTGGCGGCCTACCGCGCCCGCGACTGGCGTGCGGCAACGGCCCATTTCGAAGCCGTGCTGGCGATCGCGCCCGACGATCAGCCGGCGCGCCTGTTGCTCGCGAGGACGATGCGCTTCGCCGAGCAGGCGCCGCCGCCGGACTGGGACGGGGTGTGGGGCATGAGCGGCAAGTAA
- a CDS encoding amino acid synthesis family protein encodes MSAARIRKLLTILAPHADEPRTESRRAAALAVIDNPCRGIYAHDLSLLAPLGQQLAGMLGLRAAAALGLKAGQIASYGKAAIIGEEGDLEHATAMLHPQLLGPLRSHNAASSALVPSARKCGGLGTVIEVPLGRKQVNAFGHCFEQMAVQVLDAPHPHEIVIAVAVADRMLAPPHAAGDNVVSFYSAHRRGAAAAHLRSIS; translated from the coding sequence ATGAGCGCCGCACGCATACGCAAACTGTTGACCATCCTGGCGCCGCACGCCGACGAGCCGCGCACCGAGAGCCGTCGTGCCGCCGCACTGGCGGTGATCGACAATCCCTGCCGCGGCATCTACGCCCACGATCTTTCGCTGTTGGCGCCGCTCGGCCAGCAGCTGGCCGGCATGCTGGGACTGCGGGCGGCGGCGGCGCTGGGCCTCAAAGCGGGCCAGATCGCAAGCTACGGCAAGGCCGCCATCATCGGAGAGGAAGGCGATCTGGAGCACGCCACGGCCATGCTCCACCCGCAATTGCTGGGGCCGTTGCGCTCCCACAACGCCGCCAGTTCGGCCCTCGTGCCCTCGGCGCGCAAGTGCGGCGGACTCGGCACCGTCATCGAAGTGCCGCTCGGGCGCAAGCAGGTCAATGCCTTCGGCCACTGTTTCGAACAAATGGCGGTGCAGGTGCTCGACGCGCCGCATCCGCACGAGATCGTGATCGCGGTGGCGGTGGCCGACCGCATGCTGGCCCCGCCCCACGCGGCGGGCGACAACGTCGTCAGTTTCTACAGTGCACACCGCCGCGGTGCGGCGGCGGCGCACCTGCGTTCCATCAGCTGA
- a CDS encoding DedA family protein has translation MDILLTLVDFILHLDHHIAELIEDYGVWTYAILFAIVFIETGVVVLPFLPGDSLLFVAGAFAARGQFSLATLIGLLAAAAILGNTSNYWIGRALGPKVFQWPDSRFFNRAAFDKTHAFYEKHGAITIILTRFLPFMRTFSPFVAGVAAMTHARFQFYNITGGLLWVVSLCVAGYWFGNIAWIKNNLTAVILALIIIPALPTLVVAWREWWSARARRSA, from the coding sequence ATGGACATCCTCTTGACCCTCGTCGATTTCATTCTCCATCTCGACCATCACATCGCCGAACTGATCGAAGACTACGGCGTATGGACCTACGCCATCCTGTTCGCGATCGTGTTCATCGAGACCGGCGTGGTGGTGCTGCCGTTCCTGCCGGGAGATTCACTGTTGTTCGTGGCCGGCGCCTTCGCGGCGCGCGGCCAGTTCTCGCTGGCGACCTTGATCGGGCTGCTGGCAGCGGCGGCCATCCTCGGCAATACCAGCAACTACTGGATAGGGCGCGCACTGGGACCCAAGGTCTTCCAGTGGCCGGACTCGCGGTTTTTCAATCGCGCCGCGTTCGACAAGACCCATGCGTTCTACGAGAAGCACGGCGCCATCACCATCATCCTCACGCGCTTCCTGCCTTTCATGCGCACCTTCTCGCCGTTTGTGGCCGGCGTCGCGGCCATGACCCATGCGCGTTTCCAGTTCTACAACATCACCGGCGGTCTGCTGTGGGTGGTATCGCTGTGCGTGGCGGGCTACTGGTTCGGCAACATTGCCTGGATCAAGAACAACCTGACGGCCGTGATCCTGGCCTTGATCATCATCCCGGCGTTGCCGACGCTGGTGGTGGCGTGGCGTGAGTGGTGGTCGGCGCGCGCGCGCCGCTCGGCCTGA
- a CDS encoding SDR family oxidoreductase: protein MTGMVQDKVILVTGGSTGIGRATARILAREGATVVIADVQDEEGARTVEGIVADGGRAEYRHVDVSDHEAVRALVAAIAERHGGLDCAFNNAGIEGPTAKIMELPLADWQRVIAVNLTGVYICMKCELEQMLRQGRGGAIVSTASAAGLIGIPGAAAYNSAKHGVVGLTKTVALEYARQNIRVNAVCPGFIETPMLERVTDASVKIREQLIGSVPLRRVAQPHEIGDAVAWLMSDKSSYVTGVALPVDGGWVAQ from the coding sequence GTGACAGGCATGGTGCAGGACAAGGTCATTCTGGTCACCGGTGGCAGCACCGGCATCGGGCGCGCGACCGCGCGGATCCTGGCGCGCGAAGGGGCGACGGTGGTGATTGCCGACGTGCAGGACGAGGAAGGCGCGCGCACCGTCGAGGGCATCGTGGCGGACGGCGGGCGCGCCGAGTACCGGCACGTGGACGTCAGTGACCACGAGGCGGTGCGGGCCCTGGTGGCCGCCATCGCCGAGCGTCATGGCGGCCTCGACTGCGCGTTCAACAACGCCGGCATCGAGGGGCCGACCGCCAAGATCATGGAATTGCCGCTGGCCGACTGGCAGCGTGTCATCGCCGTCAACCTGACCGGCGTCTACATCTGCATGAAATGCGAGCTCGAGCAGATGCTGCGACAGGGGCGCGGCGGCGCCATCGTCAGCACGGCGTCGGCGGCCGGCCTCATCGGCATTCCCGGCGCGGCTGCCTACAACTCGGCCAAGCATGGCGTGGTGGGCCTGACCAAGACCGTGGCGCTGGAGTACGCGCGCCAGAACATCCGCGTCAACGCGGTCTGTCCGGGCTTCATCGAAACGCCCATGCTCGAGCGCGTGACCGACGCCAGCGTGAAGATACGCGAGCAACTGATCGGCTCGGTGCCGCTGCGGCGGGTGGCGCAGCCCCATGAGATCGGCGATGCGGTGGCGTGGCTGATGTCGGACAAGTCGAGCTATGTGACCGGCGTGGCCTTGCCGGTCGATGGTGGCTGGGTGGCGCAATAG
- a CDS encoding SDR family oxidoreductase, with the protein MSGVCAGKIALVTGAASGIGRASAVALARAGASVMAVDVAACDDTVAEITSAGGTARSLGVDVADEQAVARMVAATVEAFGGLHVAFNNAGVAGVFTKTHDYPSDDWARVMAVNLTGVWHCMKYELRHMLKHGGGSIINTASVAGLVGMSHAAAYSAAKAGVIGLTKNAAIEYARDNIRINAVCPGGVRTQMTENADRSLPGFLDRIAKLEPMGRVAEPEEIASAVVWLASDGASFMTGHALPVDGGFVAR; encoded by the coding sequence ATGAGCGGAGTGTGCGCGGGCAAGATTGCACTGGTCACCGGCGCCGCCAGTGGCATCGGGCGGGCAAGCGCGGTGGCGCTGGCGCGCGCCGGGGCAAGCGTGATGGCGGTCGACGTGGCGGCCTGCGACGACACCGTCGCCGAGATCACGAGCGCGGGCGGCACGGCGCGCAGCCTCGGCGTGGACGTCGCCGATGAGCAGGCGGTGGCGCGCATGGTGGCCGCCACGGTCGAAGCCTTCGGCGGCCTGCATGTCGCCTTCAACAATGCCGGCGTGGCCGGCGTGTTCACCAAGACCCATGACTACCCGAGCGACGACTGGGCGCGCGTCATGGCCGTCAACCTGACCGGCGTATGGCACTGCATGAAGTACGAACTGCGGCACATGCTGAAACACGGCGGCGGTTCGATCATCAATACCGCGTCGGTGGCGGGCCTGGTGGGCATGAGCCACGCCGCCGCCTACTCCGCCGCCAAGGCCGGCGTGATCGGCCTGACCAAGAACGCCGCCATCGAATATGCGCGCGACAACATCCGCATCAACGCGGTATGCCCGGGGGGCGTACGCACGCAGATGACCGAGAACGCCGACCGTTCGCTGCCCGGCTTCCTCGACCGCATCGCCAAGCTCGAACCCATGGGCCGCGTGGCCGAGCCGGAGGAGATCGCGAGCGCGGTGGTGTGGCTGGCATCCGACGGCGCGTCCTTCATGACCGGTCACGCGCTGCCGGTGGACGGCGGCTTCGTCGCGCGCTGA
- a CDS encoding RidA family protein, whose amino-acid sequence MAPSIAARLAALDIVIPRAQPPRVAKIKGASRIGNILYISGQIPQWEGELRYVGKVGREFTIEEGRAAARLSALNVLAQASEALGGNLDRIKQVAKVAGYVNCTAELTEIGAVINGASELFIEIFGERGAHARVAVGAYGMPLGVAVEIEAVMEVD is encoded by the coding sequence ATGGCACCCAGCATTGCCGCCCGTCTCGCCGCCCTCGACATCGTCATTCCGCGCGCCCAGCCGCCGCGGGTGGCAAAGATCAAGGGAGCGTCACGCATCGGAAACATCCTGTACATCTCCGGCCAGATCCCGCAGTGGGAAGGTGAGCTGCGCTACGTCGGCAAGGTCGGTCGCGAATTCACTATCGAGGAAGGCCGCGCCGCCGCGCGCCTGTCGGCGCTCAACGTGCTGGCCCAGGCCAGCGAGGCGCTGGGCGGCAATCTCGATCGCATCAAGCAGGTAGCCAAGGTCGCGGGTTACGTCAATTGCACCGCCGAGCTGACCGAGATCGGCGCGGTCATCAACGGCGCCTCGGAGCTGTTCATCGAGATCTTCGGTGAGCGCGGCGCCCATGCGCGCGTGGCGGTCGGCGCCTACGGCATGCCGCTCGGCGTGGCGGTAGAAATCGAAGCTGTGATGGAAGTCGATTGA